One region of Polaribacter pectinis genomic DNA includes:
- the thrS gene encoding threonine--tRNA ligase, with translation MIKITLSDGSIKEFAENSTPMDVAKSISEGFARNVISASFNGTTVETTTPLTTDGSLVLYTFNDDGGKKAFWHSSAHVLAEAILSFHPKAKLTIGPAIDNGFYYDVDFGDAVISDKDFPAIEKKFLEIARGKHEFSIRSVSKADALSLYKEEDNEYKVELIENLTDGDITFCDHSNFTDLCRGGHIPNTGIIKAIKIMSVAGAYWRGDEKNNQLTRVYGISFPKQKMLTEYLELLEEAKKRDHRKLGKELELFTFSQKVGAGLPLWLPKGAALRSRLEDFLKAAQKKAGYEMVMTPHIGQKELYVTSGHYEKYGEDSFQAIKTPKMDEEFLLKPMNCPHHCEVYNFKPYSYKDLPKRFAEFGTVYRYEQSGELHGLTRVRGFTQDDAHIFCTPEQLDQEFKDVIDLVLYVFGSLGFEDFTAQVSIRDKSNPDKYIGDTETWEVAEQAIINAATDKGLNFVIEEGEAAFYGPKLDFMVKDALGRSWQLGTIQVDYNLPKRFDLTYTGSDNQSHRPVMIHRAPFGSMERFIAVLLEHTGGNFPLWLTPDQVILLPISDKYQKYSEKVLESLENSEIRALVDNRSEKTGRKIRDAEVSKVPFMVIVGEKEEQDGTVSVRKHGEGDIGTFTIEEFISLIKAEESKTLKKF, from the coding sequence ATGATTAAAATTACTTTATCAGACGGAAGTATTAAGGAGTTTGCCGAAAATAGCACTCCAATGGATGTTGCAAAAAGCATTAGTGAAGGTTTCGCGAGAAACGTTATATCTGCAAGTTTTAACGGAACAACCGTTGAAACCACTACTCCATTAACCACAGATGGTTCTTTAGTTTTATATACATTTAATGATGATGGTGGTAAGAAAGCATTCTGGCATTCTTCTGCTCACGTTTTAGCGGAAGCTATTTTAAGCTTTCACCCAAAAGCGAAATTAACTATTGGACCTGCAATTGATAATGGATTTTATTATGATGTAGATTTTGGTGATGCTGTTATTTCTGATAAGGATTTTCCTGCTATTGAAAAGAAGTTTCTAGAGATTGCTCGTGGAAAACATGAGTTTTCTATACGATCTGTTTCTAAAGCGGACGCATTGTCATTATATAAAGAAGAAGATAATGAATATAAAGTTGAGTTGATTGAAAACTTAACGGATGGAGATATTACTTTTTGTGATCACAGCAACTTTACAGATTTATGTAGAGGAGGACACATTCCTAATACAGGAATTATAAAAGCGATTAAGATAATGAGTGTCGCTGGTGCTTATTGGCGTGGTGACGAAAAGAATAATCAGTTGACGCGTGTATACGGAATTAGTTTTCCCAAGCAAAAAATGCTAACTGAATATTTAGAGTTATTAGAGGAAGCTAAAAAAAGAGATCATAGAAAATTAGGAAAGGAATTAGAATTGTTTACTTTTTCTCAAAAAGTAGGTGCTGGTTTGCCTTTATGGTTACCTAAAGGCGCTGCTTTACGATCTCGTTTAGAAGATTTCTTAAAAGCTGCACAGAAAAAAGCAGGTTACGAAATGGTAATGACACCTCATATTGGTCAGAAAGAATTATATGTTACTTCTGGACATTATGAAAAATACGGTGAAGACAGTTTCCAGGCAATTAAAACTCCGAAAATGGATGAAGAGTTTTTATTGAAGCCAATGAATTGTCCACACCATTGTGAAGTGTACAATTTTAAACCTTATTCTTATAAAGATTTACCAAAACGTTTCGCAGAATTTGGAACAGTTTATAGATATGAACAGAGTGGAGAATTACACGGTTTAACTCGAGTAAGAGGTTTTACACAAGATGATGCGCATATTTTCTGTACACCAGAACAATTAGATCAAGAATTTAAAGATGTTATTGATTTAGTACTATATGTATTTGGTTCTTTAGGTTTTGAAGATTTTACTGCTCAAGTTTCTATTAGAGATAAAAGTAATCCTGATAAATATATAGGAGATACAGAAACTTGGGAAGTTGCAGAACAAGCAATCATTAATGCAGCAACTGACAAAGGTTTAAATTTTGTGATTGAAGAAGGTGAAGCAGCATTTTACGGGCCAAAATTAGACTTTATGGTGAAAGACGCTTTAGGCAGAAGTTGGCAACTTGGAACGATTCAAGTTGACTATAATTTGCCAAAACGTTTTGATTTAACATATACTGGTTCAGATAATCAATCTCACAGACCAGTTATGATTCATAGAGCGCCTTTTGGTTCTATGGAGCGTTTTATTGCGGTATTGCTGGAACATACAGGTGGAAATTTCCCACTTTGGCTAACTCCAGATCAAGTTATCTTGTTGCCAATCAGTGATAAATATCAAAAATATTCAGAAAAAGTTTTAGAATCGTTAGAAAATTCCGAAATTCGCGCCCTCGTAGATAACCGAAGTGAGAAAACTGGACGTAAAATACGAGATGCAGAAGTTAGTAAAGTTCCATTTATGGTGATTGTTGGTGAGAAGGAAGAACAAGATGGCACAGTTTCTGTAAGAAAACACGGTGAAGGTGATATTGGTA
- the gltB gene encoding glutamate synthase large subunit yields MEKQGLYLPEFEHENCGAGFICNLNGEKTNQIIHDALEILVKLEHRGGVSSDGKTGDGAGLLIDIPHKYFQRVCDFSLPEQREYAVGMVFLPKAKNQYIFCKSTFENEIKAQGLSILGWRDVPVDSTQLGPIALASEPNIEQIFVAKSEDEDEATFKAKLYAARKIAEHKIRQSKTSECGYFYVSSLSITTIIYKGIIMPEDIGPYYKDLQELDLVTRLALVHQRFSTNTMPTWELAQPFRHMCQNGEINTLRGNVSRMRVREEIMKSDVFGPQIEELFPIILPGKSDSASMDMVVELLTHTGRSLPEIMMMMIPEAWEKHKTMSKERKAFYEYNSCIMEPWDGPASVPFTDGDYIGALLDRNGLRPSRYTVTKSGKLIMSSEIGVVDIAPEDVKKHGRLEPGKMFLVDMNEGRIIEDEEIKAKIVLERPYQEWLDKTRLHLKDVPYTGDTCPIETIDIKTRQRLFNYTFEDIQEVITPMAQVGKEALGSMGIDTPLAVLSDRPQLISNYFKQLFAQVTNPPLDGIREEIVTDISLNLGKDRNIFSITERQCRKLNIKNPVISNADLEKIRSIDIESFKATTINILYPKAQGLNGLEDALDNIIIQVEKAIQNKNNIIILSDRGVNQEFAPIPALLACSFVNHQLNRLRKRSFFDIIIESAEPREPHHFATLFGYGASAINPYMVNEIIRAQVKEGFIVDMNEQQAVDNFNKAIGKGILKVMNKIGISTLHSYRGSQIFEIVGFNSQFVEKYFPYTASRIEGIGLYEIEKEIDQRYKQAYPNNQIDKNLSLNIGGDYRWRRNGERHLFNPTTVAKLQQAVRLSDQASYDVYAKTINEQAESLMTIRGLFQFDNLDPIPLDEVEPWTEIVKRFKTGAMSYGSISREAHENLAIAMNRIGGKSNSGEGGEDRKRFQKDINGDSRNSAIKQVASGRFGVTSHYLTNAREIQIKMAQGAKPGEGGQLPGYKVLPWIANARNSTPFVGLISPPPHHDIYSIEDLAQLIYDLKNANREARINVKLVSEVGVGTIAAGVAKAKADVVLIAGYDGGTGASPLTSLKHAGLPWELGLSEAQQTLVMNNLRSRIVVECDGQLKTGRDVAIAALLGAEEFGFATAPLVASGCIMMRKCHLNTCPVGIATQDKELRKNFKGTPEHVINFFYYIAEELRKIMAELGFRTLAEMVGQTHKINANKAIKHYKAKGLDLSSILHRPVGYNHLPVRNTEQQDHNLEDVLDFTILKDSHRALYRKEKMNLSYPIKNTDRTVGAIVSNEISKIYGHLGLPEDTLNINFTGSAGQSFGAFGAHGLTFILDGNTNDYLGKGLSGAKLIIKKPAKADFIAENNIIIGNVCLFGAVDGEAYINGIAGERFAVRNSGARTVVEGVGDHCCEYMTGGKVIVLGKTGRNFAAGMSGGIAYVYDPENKFVNGLCNTETIEFEEISDMDALDLKTTIEKHVLYTDSKKGASLLADWDASLKNFVKVMPTEYKKALERLETEEPMFEELTKA; encoded by the coding sequence ATGGAGAAACAAGGCTTATATTTACCAGAGTTTGAACACGAAAATTGCGGTGCAGGATTTATCTGTAATTTAAATGGAGAGAAGACAAATCAGATAATTCACGATGCTTTAGAGATTTTAGTGAAATTAGAACATAGAGGTGGTGTTAGTTCAGATGGAAAAACAGGAGATGGGGCTGGTTTATTGATAGATATTCCACACAAATATTTTCAAAGAGTTTGTGATTTTTCACTTCCTGAACAAAGAGAATATGCTGTTGGAATGGTTTTCTTGCCTAAAGCAAAGAATCAATATATATTTTGTAAATCTACGTTTGAAAACGAAATAAAAGCACAGGGACTTTCTATTTTAGGATGGAGAGATGTTCCTGTAGATTCTACTCAATTAGGACCAATCGCTTTGGCTTCCGAACCAAATATCGAGCAAATTTTTGTTGCTAAAAGTGAAGACGAAGATGAAGCTACTTTTAAAGCAAAATTATATGCTGCTCGTAAAATAGCAGAACATAAAATAAGACAATCTAAAACTTCTGAATGCGGTTATTTTTACGTTTCAAGTTTATCGATAACAACCATTATATATAAAGGTATTATTATGCCTGAAGATATTGGACCTTATTATAAAGATCTTCAAGAATTAGATTTAGTAACTCGTTTAGCGTTAGTTCACCAACGTTTTTCAACCAATACAATGCCAACTTGGGAATTGGCACAACCATTTAGACACATGTGTCAGAATGGAGAAATTAATACTTTACGTGGAAACGTAAGTAGAATGCGTGTGCGTGAAGAAATCATGAAAAGTGATGTTTTTGGCCCTCAAATCGAAGAATTATTCCCAATTATTTTACCAGGAAAATCAGATTCTGCTTCAATGGATATGGTGGTAGAATTATTAACACACACAGGTCGTTCATTACCAGAAATTATGATGATGATGATTCCTGAAGCTTGGGAAAAACATAAAACTATGTCTAAGGAGCGTAAAGCTTTTTACGAATACAACAGTTGTATTATGGAACCTTGGGATGGTCCTGCTTCTGTTCCTTTTACAGATGGAGATTACATTGGTGCTTTATTAGATAGAAATGGTTTAAGACCCTCAAGATATACCGTTACAAAAAGCGGAAAGTTAATTATGTCATCTGAAATTGGTGTGGTTGATATCGCTCCAGAAGACGTAAAAAAACACGGTAGATTAGAGCCAGGAAAAATGTTCTTGGTAGATATGAACGAGGGTAGAATTATAGAAGATGAAGAAATAAAAGCAAAAATTGTTTTAGAAAGACCTTATCAAGAATGGTTAGATAAAACGCGTTTGCATTTAAAAGATGTTCCTTATACTGGCGATACTTGCCCAATTGAAACGATTGATATTAAAACTCGTCAGCGTTTATTTAATTACACATTTGAAGATATTCAAGAAGTAATTACACCAATGGCACAAGTTGGTAAAGAAGCTTTAGGTTCTATGGGAATTGATACTCCTTTGGCAGTTTTATCTGACAGGCCTCAATTAATTTCAAACTATTTTAAACAACTATTTGCGCAAGTTACAAACCCACCTTTAGATGGAATTCGTGAGGAAATTGTAACAGATATTAGTTTAAATTTAGGAAAAGATAGAAATATTTTCAGCATTACAGAAAGACAGTGTAGAAAATTAAATATTAAAAACCCTGTTATTTCTAATGCCGATTTAGAAAAAATTAGAAGTATAGATATTGAAAGCTTTAAAGCAACAACAATCAATATTTTATATCCAAAAGCGCAAGGTTTAAATGGTTTAGAAGATGCTTTAGACAACATTATTATTCAGGTTGAAAAAGCAATTCAAAACAAAAATAATATCATCATCCTTTCAGACAGAGGTGTAAATCAAGAATTTGCTCCAATTCCTGCTTTGTTAGCGTGTTCTTTTGTAAATCATCAATTAAATCGTTTAAGAAAACGTTCTTTCTTCGATATTATTATTGAATCTGCAGAACCACGTGAACCACATCATTTTGCTACTTTATTTGGTTATGGCGCAAGTGCTATCAACCCATATATGGTAAACGAAATTATTAGAGCGCAAGTAAAAGAAGGTTTTATTGTTGATATGAATGAGCAACAAGCTGTCGATAATTTCAACAAAGCAATTGGAAAAGGAATCTTAAAAGTGATGAACAAAATCGGAATCTCAACTTTACATTCTTATAGAGGTTCTCAAATTTTCGAAATTGTTGGTTTTAATTCTCAATTTGTAGAAAAATATTTCCCATATACAGCTTCAAGAATAGAAGGTATTGGTTTATATGAAATTGAAAAAGAAATAGACCAACGTTATAAACAAGCATACCCAAATAATCAAATTGATAAAAATTTAAGTTTAAATATTGGTGGGGATTATAGATGGAGAAGAAATGGCGAACGTCATTTATTCAACCCAACTACGGTTGCAAAATTACAACAAGCAGTTCGTTTAAGCGACCAAGCAAGTTACGATGTATATGCAAAAACCATAAACGAACAAGCGGAAAGTTTAATGACAATTCGTGGTTTATTTCAGTTTGATAATTTAGATCCAATTCCTTTAGACGAAGTAGAACCTTGGACAGAAATTGTAAAACGTTTTAAAACTGGTGCCATGTCTTATGGATCAATTTCCAGAGAAGCACACGAAAATTTAGCGATTGCAATGAACAGAATTGGTGGAAAATCTAATTCTGGTGAAGGTGGTGAAGATAGAAAACGTTTCCAAAAAGATATAAATGGTGATAGTAGAAATTCTGCAATTAAACAAGTTGCTTCAGGTAGATTTGGAGTTACTTCTCACTATTTAACAAACGCGAGAGAAATTCAAATTAAAATGGCACAAGGTGCAAAACCTGGTGAAGGTGGTCAATTACCTGGCTACAAAGTTTTACCTTGGATTGCAAATGCGAGAAATTCAACGCCTTTTGTTGGATTGATTTCCCCTCCTCCACATCACGATATTTATTCAATTGAAGATTTAGCACAATTAATCTACGATTTAAAAAATGCAAATCGTGAAGCAAGAATTAATGTAAAATTAGTTTCTGAAGTTGGTGTTGGAACAATTGCAGCAGGTGTTGCAAAAGCAAAAGCAGATGTTGTTCTAATTGCTGGTTATGATGGTGGAACAGGAGCTTCTCCTTTAACATCATTAAAACACGCAGGTTTACCTTGGGAACTTGGTTTATCTGAAGCACAGCAAACTTTAGTAATGAATAACTTAAGAAGTAGAATTGTTGTTGAATGTGATGGACAGTTGAAAACAGGTAGAGATGTTGCAATTGCAGCGTTATTAGGTGCAGAAGAATTTGGTTTTGCAACAGCTCCTTTAGTGGCTTCTGGTTGTATTATGATGCGTAAATGTCATTTAAATACATGTCCAGTTGGTATCGCAACTCAAGATAAAGAATTGCGTAAAAACTTTAAAGGAACTCCAGAACATGTAATTAATTTCTTCTATTATATTGCTGAAGAATTAAGAAAAATAATGGCAGAACTTGGTTTCAGAACGTTAGCTGAAATGGTTGGTCAGACGCATAAAATAAATGCAAATAAAGCGATTAAGCATTATAAAGCAAAAGGTTTAGATTTATCGAGTATTTTACATAGACCAGTTGGTTATAATCATCTTCCTGTAAGAAATACAGAACAACAAGATCATAATTTAGAAGACGTATTAGACTTTACTATTTTAAAAGATTCACACAGAGCTTTGTATAGGAAAGAAAAAATGAATCTTTCTTATCCTATAAAAAATACAGACAGAACTGTTGGAGCAATTGTTAGTAATGAAATTTCTAAAATTTATGGTCATTTAGGTTTGCCTGAAGATACATTGAATATCAATTTTACAGGTTCTGCTGGACAAAGTTTCGGAGCTTTTGGTGCACATGGATTGACATTTATTTTAGATGGAAATACAAATGATTATTTAGGAAAAGGTTTATCAGGAGCTAAATTAATCATCAAAAAACCAGCAAAAGCAGATTTTATTGCGGAAAACAATATCATTATTGGTAATGTTTGTTTGTTTGGTGCTGTTGATGGTGAAGCATATATAAATGGAATTGCAGGAGAACGTTTTGCAGTCCGTAATTCTGGAGCAAGAACAGTTGTTGAAGGTGTAGGAGATCACTGTTGTGAATATATGACTGGTGGAAAAGTAATTGTTTTAGGAAAAACAGGAAGAAATTTCGCAGCTGGTATGAGTGGTGGAATTGCCTATGTATATGATCCAGAAAACAAATTTGTAAACGGTCTTTGTAATACTGAAACCATCGAATTTGAAGAAATTTCAGATATGGATGCATTAGATTTAAAGACAACAATAGAAAAACACGTTTTATATACAGATAGTAAAAAAGGTGCTTCTTTATTAGCAGATTGGGATGCAAGTTTAAAAAACTTTGTAAAAGTAATGCCAACAGAATACAAAAAAGCATTAGAACGTTTAGAAACAGAAGAACCAATGTTCGAAGAATTAACAAAAGCATAA
- a CDS encoding DNA topoisomerase IB codes for MYYRKKHGKGFTYVDDQNQTVRDKKLRNWFKSLVIPPAWTNVEITSKKSAKVLVTGRDDKERKQYIYNTKYREKRDKQKFDRILNFADQLEHMRRVTGQHLRKQKPSKEKVLACMVRLLEAAYFRPGSDYYAKENETYGLTTMRSKHLTIDGEELIFNYTGKSGKKQERHIIDKKLAKTVKEIDELPGYEIFKFIDENNIKQDLKSEHLNDYIREVMGEEFSAKDFRTWSGTLIAAMALDEIGAIDKKDQKLLNKNIRDAVIKVSEHLGNTPSVARSSYIDPRVIDEYSNGKTIKFFQDEINRLLKKNENLSREELGVLCMLKNKLD; via the coding sequence ATGTATTACAGAAAAAAACATGGAAAAGGTTTTACTTATGTTGATGATCAAAATCAAACCGTAAGAGACAAAAAATTAAGAAATTGGTTTAAATCTTTAGTAATTCCTCCTGCTTGGACAAATGTTGAAATTACCTCTAAAAAAAGTGCCAAAGTATTAGTTACAGGAAGAGATGATAAGGAAAGAAAACAATACATCTATAATACTAAATATAGGGAAAAACGTGATAAACAAAAATTTGATAGAATTCTAAATTTTGCAGATCAATTAGAACACATGAGACGTGTAACAGGCCAGCATCTTAGAAAACAAAAGCCGAGTAAAGAAAAAGTGTTAGCTTGTATGGTTCGTTTATTAGAAGCCGCTTACTTTAGACCTGGAAGCGACTATTATGCAAAAGAAAATGAAACGTATGGACTCACCACAATGAGAAGTAAACACTTAACAATTGATGGAGAAGAATTAATATTCAATTACACTGGTAAATCAGGAAAAAAACAAGAACGACATATTATTGATAAAAAATTAGCAAAAACAGTAAAAGAAATCGATGAATTACCTGGCTATGAAATTTTTAAATTTATTGATGAAAATAATATAAAACAAGACTTAAAAAGTGAGCATCTAAATGATTATATCAGAGAAGTTATGGGTGAAGAATTTTCTGCTAAAGATTTTAGAACTTGGTCAGGAACATTAATTGCAGCAATGGCCTTAGATGAAATAGGCGCCATTGATAAAAAAGATCAAAAATTATTAAACAAAAATATCCGAGATGCCGTAATTAAAGTTAGTGAGCATTTAGGAAACACACCTTCTGTGGCAAGAAGTTCATACATTGACCCAAGAGTTATAGATGAATATTCTAATGGAAAAACTATAAAATTCTTTCAGGATGAAATTAATAGATTACTTAAAAAGAATGAAAATTTATCTCGAGAAGAATTAGGAGTTTTATGCATGTTAAAAAACAAGTTAGATTAA
- a CDS encoding glutamate synthase subunit beta translates to MGKITGFKEFERQDEKYTSVKDRVKNYKEFTVPLSEKELTKQGSRCMDCGIPFCHSGCPLGNLIPDFNHMVHQGEWKKASWILHSTNNFPEFTGRLCPAPCEQSCVLGIIEDPVSIENIEKNIVERAFKEGWIKPQPPKSRTGKTIAVVGSGPAGLAAAQQLNRAGHTVTVFERDDEVGGLLRYGIPNFKMEKGIIDRRIAILEAEGIIFKTNVNVGVNYKVEDLKSFDAVVLCGGATERRSLPTPGIDADGVVQAMDFLTQQTKVLFGKEVKDQVMATDKNVIVIGGGDTGSDCIGTSNRHGAKSVVNFEIMPKPPGHRSPTTPWPFWPLQLKTSSSHKEGAERNWLINTKEFVKDENGKLTALKTVNVEWKMVPGQRPQLIEIEGTEKTWPCDLALLALGFTGPESTLADKLGINKDARSNYKTEYGKYQTNVPNIFAAGDMRRGQSLIVWAISEGREAARQVDIYLMGKSELPSKDVSGDLVAM, encoded by the coding sequence ATGGGAAAAATAACAGGATTTAAAGAGTTTGAAAGACAAGATGAAAAATACACTTCTGTAAAAGATCGTGTAAAAAATTATAAAGAGTTTACAGTTCCTCTTTCAGAGAAAGAATTGACAAAACAAGGTTCACGTTGTATGGATTGTGGAATTCCATTTTGTCACAGTGGTTGTCCATTAGGAAATCTAATTCCAGATTTCAATCACATGGTTCATCAAGGTGAATGGAAAAAAGCGTCCTGGATATTACATTCAACAAACAATTTTCCAGAATTTACAGGTCGTTTATGTCCTGCTCCATGTGAACAATCATGTGTTTTAGGTATTATAGAAGACCCTGTTTCTATTGAAAATATCGAAAAAAATATTGTAGAACGTGCTTTTAAAGAAGGTTGGATTAAACCACAACCTCCAAAATCAAGAACAGGAAAAACTATTGCTGTTGTTGGTTCTGGACCAGCAGGTTTAGCAGCAGCACAACAATTAAATAGAGCTGGTCATACAGTTACTGTTTTCGAAAGAGATGATGAAGTTGGTGGTTTGCTACGTTATGGAATTCCGAATTTTAAAATGGAAAAAGGAATTATCGATAGAAGAATTGCCATTTTAGAAGCAGAAGGAATTATTTTTAAAACCAATGTAAATGTTGGTGTTAATTATAAAGTTGAAGATTTGAAAAGTTTCGATGCTGTAGTTTTATGTGGAGGAGCAACTGAAAGAAGAAGTTTACCAACTCCAGGAATTGATGCAGATGGTGTTGTACAAGCAATGGATTTCTTAACACAACAAACAAAAGTATTATTTGGTAAAGAAGTGAAAGACCAAGTAATGGCTACTGATAAAAATGTAATTGTAATTGGTGGTGGAGATACAGGATCAGATTGTATTGGTACTTCAAATAGACATGGAGCAAAATCTGTGGTTAATTTTGAAATTATGCCAAAACCTCCAGGGCATCGTTCGCCAACAACTCCTTGGCCTTTTTGGCCTTTACAATTAAAGACTTCATCTTCTCATAAAGAAGGTGCAGAACGTAATTGGTTGATTAATACAAAGGAATTTGTAAAAGATGAAAATGGAAAGTTAACTGCTTTAAAAACAGTAAATGTTGAATGGAAAATGGTTCCAGGACAAAGACCTCAATTGATAGAAATTGAAGGGACAGAAAAAACTTGGCCATGTGATTTAGCGTTACTTGCTCTTGGTTTTACAGGTCCAGAAAGTACTTTAGCAGATAAGTTAGGTATCAACAAAGACGCTCGTTCAAATTACAAAACTGAATACGGAAAATATCAAACAAATGTTCCCAATATTTTTGCTGCTGGTGATATGAGAAGAGGACAATCTTTAATTGTTTGGGCAATTTCTGAAGGAAGAGAAGCTGCAAGACAAGTAGATATCTATTTAATGGGAAAATCAGAATTACCATCAAAAGATGTTTCTGGTGATTTGGTTGCGATGTAA